The window CTAAATTGCCTGGTACAATTTATACAGCTGCAGAAGAAGGTACATAAAGATTATAAGGCAGCcagaatatgatttttttctcgatatatatatatcttttattttttacactgATTTGACGTCAAGATAGTATTGGAATTAAGTTTATTTGCGATGACCTGCCCCATGGGCCTACAAGTTTCCTAATATGTCATTTTGATTTATCTGAAAATTCTAGTTGAGAAAGCTGGGGGAAAAAGTCTAGCTTGTGTGGTAGATATTCGTAATGAATCACAAGTGAGACAGGCCGTGGAAGATGCAGTAAAGAAGTTTGGGGGCATTGATATTTTAGTCAATAATGCCTCTGCCATTTCTCTTACTGGGACCCCGGAAActgatatgaaaaaatatgatttaatgCAGAATATCAATGCCAGAGGGACATTCCTTGTGTGAGTGGCTCATTACACCCCACACTTCCTTCAACAAAATTCTCACACATTTTAGTTCGAAGGAGTGCTTACCGTACctcaaaaaaagcaaaaatgccCACATTTTAAACTTATCTCCACCGTTAAACATGAAGCCCCACTGGTTTAGCAACCATGTCGCGTACACTACGGCCAAGTATGGCATGTCAATGTGCGTTTTAGGAATGCATGAAGAGTTTAAACCCTTAGGAATCGCAGTCAACGCTCTATGGCCTAGAACAGGTTAATTCGGCATAAAGGTCGTTAAAATcctttttaattgtatttaatAACAGCCATTGCCACCGCAGCTATGGAGATGCTCGGAGGTTCTGATGCTGCGAAACAATGCCGGAAGCCTGAAATATGTGCAGATGCTGCTTACGCGATCCTCACTAAAGATTCGAAAAGTGTTACTGGGAACTTCTTCATGGATGATGAGGTACAATCCATTTTGAGACACGTTTAGGATTTTTTCTATCAGTTTAACGCTGGAAATAGGTGCTGCATGCCGAAGGCATTACTGACTTAGTGCAATATGCTGTTGACCCCAGCAATGCAAATAATTTGCTGCTCGATGCATTCGTTGATCCTCAATCTCCGTCTGATACCAAcatcattttttctaaaaccttAAAGCCGTCAGCTGAAAAGGCAACGCAGAGTAGTTTTGAGGCGACTGGCGAAGTAGGGAAGCTGTTCAAGGCCATTGAGGGAACTCTGTCGCCAGAAGTTGTCAGTAAAACCCAGGCAGTTTTTGCTTTCGTCGTTACTGGTGACGAACCTGGGAAATGGtataaatttcccaaaatctTGAACTTCGCAATAAAGTTTCTTACTTACTCGTTAAAGGTACATCGACTTAAAGAGTGGAGCTGGTGCCGTAGGACAGGGAGAACCCCCGTTAACCCCTGACGCAACGTTAACCATGGACGCCAAAAATTTCTTCAGTCTATTCTCCGGCAAAATGAAGCCGGCGACTGCCTACATGATGGGGAAGCTTAAGGTTAAAGGGAATCTGCAACAGGCCATGAAACTAGAGAAACTTATGTCCAGCCTTAAGTCTAAGCTGTAATAAGTATCGGTGCCTTATTATCAATATTTACAAAGTGGAATTAATCAAGAACTGAGGGTCTACGATACATTTGctgtaatttataaataaaccgCGTGAAAGCAATACTAGATGGTCTATTTAAGTATGatgtattttttgtgaaatgtaTATTAAGAATCGTTAAATAATGCAATTGTTGTTGAATCACGTAAAATTTAAGTACTacataattgaatatttgGACCTTTTATCGGAACCTGTTTTTATGGTTCCAATTATTCTAAAGAGTAAGTTTTATACTGATATCTACACTTATTAACATTTAAAGGGGGTTTTGTTAGACATAAAAGTGGTTTTCTATGATGAGGgccgaattttttttccttccgTTTTCGTTATCAAACGATGGTAGATCCTCCAACTATACCGCGCATTCGCCATTCATGAATGTGTAAACGTTATAACTTTGCAGTCGCCAATTTGTCTCCTTTTCTTGTGGCGCAATTCGACGGGAAGAAAACTAAAGCGTTAGACTGAGCATAGTACAGTAAAAATCAGAAGAAACGTGGGATTCCCAACGTTGCGAGCGTGAAACGAAGTTCTGAAAGAAggcgaataaaataaaacgcaAGGTAtctttttattagttttatatttatttatctctCTTCAACACAATTTGGTACATCAACTCATGTGACTGAAACGATAGCCCCTACATGTATTTATTCTATTCATAGAACAGATTCCGTTTCACTTAATCCAATCCAATATTCATAGAAATAGTAACTGAACCAAATTAACCGAAGAATTTCACCATAAGTTCTTAACTATCCATCTGTTCCTCCTCCTCCACCCCATTGCTCTGCACATGAGCATACCGCTCCTGTAACTCTCCGATTTCATTCTGCAGCTCCCCATACCTCATTTGCAGAGCCTTCTCCCGTTCAACCTGCTGATTTACGTCCTCGGTCAGAGACTGCAGTCTCCTGGGAAGGGCGTTCATTTCCTGTTCTTGCAGGAACTTGAAGGTTTTCAATTCCAAGTTAGCGATGTCGATATTTTCGTAGGTGTCATTGAGCTGTTTTATGAGTGCTTGCGCTCGCGATTGATAACCCCCCG is drawn from Euwallacea fornicatus isolate EFF26 chromosome 7, ASM4011564v1, whole genome shotgun sequence and contains these coding sequences:
- the Hsdl2 gene encoding hydroxysteroid dehydrogenase-like protein 2 — protein: MINTGKLAGQTLFITGASRGIGKAIALKAAQDGANIVIAAKTVTPHPKLPGTIYTAAEEVEKAGGKSLACVVDIRNESQVRQAVEDAVKKFGGIDILVNNASAISLTGTPETDMKKYDLMQNINARGTFLVSKECLPYLKKSKNAHILNLSPPLNMKPHWFSNHVAYTTAKYGMSMCVLGMHEEFKPLGIAVNALWPRTAIATAAMEMLGGSDAAKQCRKPEICADAAYAILTKDSKSVTGNFFMDDEVLHAEGITDLVQYAVDPSNANNLLLDAFVDPQSPSDTNIIFSKTLKPSAEKATQSSFEATGEVGKLFKAIEGTLSPEVVSKTQAVFAFVVTGDEPGKWYIDLKSGAGAVGQGEPPLTPDATLTMDAKNFFSLFSGKMKPATAYMMGKLKVKGNLQQAMKLEKLMSSLKSKL